The sequence CGTGCGTACCCGCACGGCGCTTGGCGAGCTGCCAGCGAACCATACGCGCCAGAATATCCTGGCGAGGCTCCAGGCCGAACACGTCGTCGGCGAGGTCGATTTCGCCCGCCTGCGCGTTGTCGAGATTTTTGACCGCGATCTTCATCGTTCGATTCCCTACCGTCAGGCCGCGGACTTGCGCAGGCCGGCGGGCAGCGGGGCTTCCTTGGGAAGCTTGCGCTTGACCGCATCCGACACCAGCACCCAGTGACCCGCCTGGCCGGGTACCGCACCCTTGACCATCACGAGACCCTTCTCGGCGTCGGTGGCGATGACCTTGAGCGACTGGACCGTTGCGCGGTCCGTGCCCATGTGGCCGGCCATCTTCTTGCCCTTGAACGTACGACCCGGATCCTGACGCTGACCCGTCGAACCGTGGCTACGATGGCTGATCGACACGCCGTGCGTGGCTTCGAGACCGCGGAAGTTCCAGCGCTTCATGACGCCCTGGAAGCCCTTACCGGTCGCGTGGCCCGCGATGTCGACGAACTGCCCGATGACGAAATGGTCGGCCGCGATTTCGGCGCCCACGTCGAGCAGCTTGTCGGCGGCGACGCGGAATTCCGCGAGCTTCAGCTTCGGCTCGACCTTCGCCTTGGCGAAGTGGCCGCGCATCGGCTTGCCGACGTTCTTGACCTTCGCCTTGCCAGCACCGAGCTGAACGGCCGTGTAGCCGTCCTTCTCCTTCGTGCGGACCGCGACGACTTGGCAGCCGTCGAGCGAGAGCACCGTCACGGGGACGTGGCTGCCGTCTTCGGCGAACAGGCGGGTCATGCCCACCTTCTTTGCGATGATACCCGTACGCATGGCTAGATACTCCCTCGCGTCCGGCTCAGAGCTTGATCTCGACGTCCACGCCGGCGGCGAGGTCGAGCTTCATCAGCGCGTCGACCGTCTGCGGCGTGGGGTCCACGATATCCAGAAGCCGGCGATGCGTCCGGATTTCGAACTGCTCGCGGCTTTCCTTATCGATGTGGGGGCTCCGGTTGACCGTGAAGCGCTCGATG comes from Alphaproteobacteria bacterium and encodes:
- the rplC gene encoding 50S ribosomal protein L3, which produces MRTGIIAKKVGMTRLFAEDGSHVPVTVLSLDGCQVVAVRTKEKDGYTAVQLGAGKAKVKNVGKPMRGHFAKAKVEPKLKLAEFRVAADKLLDVGAEIAADHFVIGQFVDIAGHATGKGFQGVMKRWNFRGLEATHGVSISHRSHGSTGQRQDPGRTFKGKKMAGHMGTDRATVQSLKVIATDAEKGLVMVKGAVPGQAGHWVLVSDAVKRKLPKEAPLPAGLRKSAA
- the rpsJ gene encoding 30S ribosomal protein S10 codes for the protein MVNQSIRIRLKAFDHRVLDQSTGEIVNTAKRTGAQVRGPIPLPTRIERFTVNRSPHIDKESREQFEIRTHRRLLDIVDPTPQTVDALMKLDLAAGVDVEIKL